Proteins encoded by one window of Tunturibacter psychrotolerans:
- a CDS encoding alpha-amylase family glycosyl hydrolase, whose translation MRRLLLVFACSISALAQSPQIDKVDPPNWWAAMPAPMLLAKGENLSDARFTLSDATLHIKKTVISDNGRYAQIWLTASPTRMETIRITARNSKGTTTIPYTFALRRRSSDGFAGFSSKDVMYLIMIDRFADGDPSNDGPDHDAELAKPRGWHGGDLRGITQHLDYLQQLGITTIWITPVYQNHGNQSYHGYGATDMYAVDEHFGDLTDLKDLSTALHARHMKLVLDTVPNHVGPNHPWVRDSPDPTWFHGTLENHTIAQGDFAPLTDPHAPWRDQSNVTQGWFANTLPDLNQEDPAVSCYLIQNAVWWTEQAGLDGLRIDTFPYVGRAFWQSFHAQLHSLYPHFTTVGEVFNSDATITSTFAGGVTRTGVDTGLDTPFDFPTYFALRDVFLKDAPMTRLADVLRLDNLYPHPERLVPFLGNHDTTRFFDGATSLNTLELAFTVLTTMRGLPQIYSGDEIAMRGGADPDNRHDFPGGFGSTQDGAFNSAGRSPDQQRAFSSLQTLLALRSSHPALQTGTEQLLHADKNTLVFVRTLTTSTHGIERTLVAVNKSSEASDVVIKTDETEIQNAQRSTVLLGSPGSISIKTGTLTVHLAANAAVISDLD comes from the coding sequence ATGCGCCGCCTACTTCTTGTCTTCGCGTGCTCCATCTCCGCGCTCGCGCAGTCTCCTCAAATCGACAAAGTAGATCCTCCAAACTGGTGGGCCGCGATGCCTGCCCCCATGCTCCTCGCAAAGGGGGAGAACCTGAGCGACGCACGCTTCACCTTGAGCGATGCCACCTTACACATCAAAAAAACGGTCATCTCTGATAACGGCCGCTACGCCCAAATCTGGTTAACGGCGTCGCCCACCCGAATGGAAACAATCCGAATTACCGCCCGAAACTCGAAGGGCACAACCACCATCCCCTACACGTTCGCCCTCCGCCGAAGATCATCCGACGGCTTCGCCGGGTTTTCCTCTAAAGACGTGATGTATCTCATCATGATCGATCGATTCGCCGATGGTGACCCTTCCAACGATGGACCTGATCACGATGCCGAACTGGCCAAACCCCGCGGTTGGCACGGCGGCGATCTCCGCGGCATTACTCAGCACCTCGACTACCTTCAGCAGCTCGGCATCACGACCATCTGGATCACGCCTGTCTATCAAAATCACGGCAACCAGAGCTATCACGGCTACGGAGCAACCGACATGTACGCCGTCGACGAACACTTCGGCGATCTTACCGATTTGAAAGATCTCTCCACCGCACTTCATGCTCGACACATGAAGCTCGTTCTTGACACGGTTCCAAACCACGTCGGCCCAAACCACCCATGGGTCCGCGACAGTCCTGATCCCACATGGTTCCACGGCACGCTTGAAAATCACACTATCGCGCAGGGAGACTTCGCTCCGCTCACAGATCCCCACGCCCCTTGGCGCGACCAAAGCAATGTGACTCAGGGGTGGTTCGCTAATACTCTTCCCGATCTCAACCAGGAGGATCCCGCCGTCTCCTGCTACCTGATTCAAAATGCGGTCTGGTGGACGGAACAGGCTGGTCTCGACGGTCTGCGCATTGACACATTCCCTTACGTCGGTCGCGCCTTCTGGCAGAGCTTCCACGCGCAGCTCCACTCGCTCTACCCGCACTTCACCACCGTGGGAGAAGTATTCAACAGCGACGCCACTATTACTTCTACCTTCGCCGGCGGGGTCACCCGCACTGGAGTAGACACAGGTCTCGACACACCCTTCGACTTTCCCACGTACTTTGCTCTGCGCGATGTCTTCCTCAAAGATGCGCCGATGACCAGACTCGCCGACGTTCTCCGGCTCGACAATCTATATCCCCACCCTGAGCGCCTCGTTCCTTTCCTTGGAAACCACGACACCACCCGTTTTTTCGACGGCGCCACTTCACTGAATACTCTTGAGCTGGCCTTTACAGTTCTCACCACCATGCGAGGATTGCCACAGATATACTCTGGCGACGAAATCGCCATGCGCGGAGGAGCAGACCCAGACAACCGCCACGATTTTCCCGGAGGCTTTGGTTCCACGCAAGATGGTGCCTTCAACTCAGCAGGACGCTCTCCCGATCAACAAAGAGCATTCTCATCACTTCAGACGCTTCTCGCTCTTCGCAGCTCGCACCCGGCCCTTCAGACTGGAACCGAGCAACTGCTCCACGCCGACAAAAACACTCTCGTGTTCGTTCGCACACTTACCACCTCAACCCACGGAATCGAGCGAACTCTAGTTGCCGTAAACAAAAGCAGCGAAGCGTCAGATGTGGTTATCAAGACCGACGAGACAGAGATTCAGAACGCGCAGAGAAGCACGGTCCTCTTAGGCTCGCCCGGCTCAATCTCTATAAAGACCGGCACACTTACAGTCCATCTCGCAGCCAATGCAGCGGTAATTTCAGACCTCGATTAG
- a CDS encoding winged helix-turn-helix domain-containing protein: MPSPSDTISKVSFGVFEADLQTGELWKAGRRVKLQSQPFRVLTCLIERAGEVVSRDELQQRVWGPDTVVDFDHSIGTAINKIRDALGDTADNPRFVETLAKRGYRFIAPVAIRTAALETSTSGEGYVSDSVDVHVVPGVPTTGDAESTSTHQDLPVRGSALAPPKSGVWVAAACLAALLAGIGGFFAGSRRTGPLPRIERLTRTDWIAPGTPATESLPASATDGLRIFIPVISGGRSVLAQVDVRTGEVQKLPLPSEISSPTLGDLSPDGSTLLLRNHLSPESEQPLWTFSTGGGTALRLANVIAHDATWMPDGKRVLYAAGNRLFISRLEDGVSTPFATLPGRAFWLRWSPDGQILRFTLMDPVDHTLGLWETSRDGRSLRPILSNWTKPSSECCGIWTGDGKYFVFQSDRGGSSDLWRLDGKQIVNPARVTNGPLSFAGPVTSRIGHQIYFQGVETQSLLQRYDAGRREFVPAPGFLSDANRIEYSRDRQWVTWTDLQGRQWRAKSDGTELIQVTPDSLQVFHAHWSPDGKKLALMAREPGKAWQIYTVAADGGTLEQPLHENRNAADPSWSDDGQSIVFGRIPDIMGKEDGPRALQILDLRTHKQTQLPGSEGLFSPRWSPDGRYIAAISLDQRRLLLFDVATRSWRTLADTTAADPVWASDSKAIFFHASSADMQPIYRASISDGRLEQIANLSDFSGGDTEDYFFCGLTIDNVPIVRSRTGTGNLYSVNLDSQ; this comes from the coding sequence ATGCCGTCTCCCAGCGATACAATCTCGAAGGTCAGTTTTGGAGTATTTGAGGCCGATCTGCAAACGGGAGAGCTTTGGAAGGCGGGTCGCAGGGTCAAGCTGCAAAGCCAGCCGTTTAGGGTGCTTACTTGCCTTATCGAGCGGGCCGGCGAGGTCGTTAGCCGGGACGAACTTCAGCAACGAGTGTGGGGCCCTGACACCGTCGTCGATTTCGATCATTCCATCGGCACAGCTATCAACAAGATCAGGGATGCACTGGGCGACACCGCGGACAATCCACGGTTTGTGGAAACACTAGCCAAGCGCGGTTATAGATTTATTGCGCCAGTCGCGATTCGGACAGCGGCACTTGAAACAAGCACCTCTGGGGAAGGCTATGTGTCGGATAGCGTCGATGTCCATGTTGTTCCGGGAGTGCCCACGACAGGCGACGCAGAATCAACTTCTACGCATCAAGACTTGCCGGTTCGGGGTTCGGCTCTGGCTCCGCCGAAGAGTGGAGTCTGGGTGGCAGCGGCCTGTCTGGCGGCTCTTCTGGCTGGTATCGGCGGTTTTTTTGCTGGGTCAAGGCGAACCGGCCCGCTGCCACGCATCGAACGGCTTACGAGGACTGACTGGATAGCTCCGGGTACGCCGGCAACTGAGAGTTTGCCCGCATCAGCGACGGATGGACTAAGAATTTTTATCCCCGTAATCTCGGGCGGCAGGTCAGTCTTGGCACAGGTAGACGTACGTACAGGTGAGGTTCAAAAGCTCCCCCTGCCAAGCGAGATCTCCTCACCTACTCTTGGTGATCTGTCGCCCGATGGCTCAACGCTGCTTCTACGCAACCACCTGTCTCCTGAATCTGAGCAACCGCTATGGACATTTTCGACGGGTGGGGGCACCGCGCTGCGACTGGCCAATGTCATAGCGCACGACGCTACCTGGATGCCTGACGGTAAAAGAGTTCTGTATGCGGCGGGGAATCGATTGTTCATCAGCAGACTGGAGGATGGGGTATCTACACCCTTTGCCACGCTCCCAGGTCGAGCCTTCTGGCTGCGCTGGTCACCCGATGGACAGATCCTCCGATTTACCTTGATGGATCCCGTGGACCACACTCTTGGTCTCTGGGAGACCAGCAGGGACGGTCGGTCGTTGCGGCCTATCCTGAGTAATTGGACAAAGCCCTCTTCTGAGTGCTGCGGTATCTGGACGGGTGACGGTAAATACTTCGTCTTCCAATCTGATAGAGGTGGCAGCAGTGATCTGTGGCGGCTTGACGGAAAGCAGATCGTGAACCCTGCGCGCGTGACGAACGGTCCGTTGAGTTTTGCTGGTCCTGTCACCTCGCGCATTGGGCACCAGATCTATTTTCAAGGCGTTGAAACCCAGTCTTTGCTGCAACGTTATGATGCGGGACGGCGTGAGTTCGTGCCCGCCCCCGGCTTTTTGTCCGACGCCAACAGGATCGAATACTCACGTGACCGCCAATGGGTTACTTGGACTGATCTTCAGGGACGCCAGTGGAGGGCAAAGTCCGACGGCACCGAGCTCATCCAGGTCACACCAGACTCGCTTCAGGTGTTCCATGCACACTGGTCACCCGACGGCAAAAAGCTCGCTTTGATGGCTCGCGAACCCGGCAAGGCATGGCAGATCTACACGGTCGCTGCAGATGGCGGAACTCTTGAGCAACCCCTTCACGAGAACCGGAACGCCGCCGACCCATCTTGGTCCGACGATGGGCAGTCGATCGTCTTTGGGCGGATACCAGACATCATGGGCAAGGAAGACGGTCCCAGAGCTTTGCAGATCCTTGACCTTCGAACGCACAAACAAACACAACTTCCAGGCTCTGAAGGGCTCTTCAGTCCGCGATGGTCTCCCGATGGACGATATATCGCCGCGATCTCACTGGACCAGCGCAGGCTCCTGCTCTTCGACGTAGCAACACGTAGTTGGCGGACGTTAGCAGATACGACCGCTGCGGACCCGGTATGGGCCTCGGACAGCAAGGCCATCTTCTTTCATGCCTCTTCCGCGGACATGCAGCCCATCTATCGAGCCTCAATCTCTGATGGCCGGCTTGAACAAATTGCGAATCTTTCCGACTTCAGCGGAGGTGACACAGAAGACTACTTTTTCTGTGGCCTCACAATCGACAACGTCCCTATTGTGCGATCAAGAACCGGAACAGGAAATCTCTACTCGGTCAATCTCGACAGCCAATAG
- a CDS encoding TonB-dependent receptor, with amino-acid sequence MSLRAQTDTGRVTGIVTDPTGAVVPDTTVKLTNTDTGATQILTAGSDGNFTFSAVPRGNYKVEASHAGFQSVNQAFVLQVSQVQTVEFKMPVGASSETVEVNDAAPVVDLSTSSTGSVIEGKQVTDLPLNGRNFTSLANLIPGVTRGAFNSDASGRNGNVETFRYSDSGGGALAVNGLRQQSNNFILDGVDNNESLVNSIVFFTPPEAIQEFRVTTSVAPAEFGRAGGAILQNSVKSGTNSIHGSAFGYFRDQIFDANPLYFNPGNPAPAFQRKQFGGAVGGPLWKDKIFIFGDYQALRQKQPKDTGFYTVPTPLMRQGNFSELLGQNVTSNPGAFASATGCPEPAAGATLVVGAIYDPTTCQPFAGNIIPKDRINSAGLNYLNAFDAPTRPGVLNNYFAVRKAIQNFNDFDVRLDYHVSQKDSVFVRYSYGQDNLDVNSLFTHLPAGFASGGNVNHPRGGAAGYTHVFTSNLVNEFRFGYIRPEFAYVNPDQGIPISANLGIVNANRNSLLGGGALIGGSNTQIEYTGDGGPYSVPEKTFQYLDSVSYTHGKHTMKAGANIIRREVDFFQGNDSKGYFVLGGVNFPGTGRFTGYETSEVLAGFSDYEIGASSTFFKTFNYETGYFVQDDWKVNRRLTLNLGIRYDLYTYPYEQNNNQANYDISTGTLQVAGVNGNSRSLINTDKNNFAPRVGFAYDLYGNGKTSLRGGYGIFYFLDRGGVGNQLSNQPGFNGVNQYTATNGYRITFTGQSPTTPNNAATATAALPIPAFGPGAVNTINLANATVISVPVNNQNGAVTQYNLQIQQQLDHATSVNVAYVGNKSDHLMTWFNANSPVLDGTTAGLYPNRGTITEGLAGGSSKYDGLQVYLNRSVGSSLLATVAYTWSHSRDNSNGAFSSGTGASSSGRIFITPDGPDLNANYGNSDQDQRNVFVASAVYSLPVGRGKTFGANMNRGLDELLGGWQLNTIVTLDSGTPIDFSTTGSPGTIDNRPDLISFSKVKRQLVGGSNNSNNRTFFTGVFGLPPINSSGIFTRPGNLQRNAFSGPGYKTVDLGIFKGFHITERVNAEFRAQAYNLFNTPQFGNPDTNLHDGTNIPGSNTVFTTGANGSGADNGFGSINSIRLNTERQLELAAHINF; translated from the coding sequence TTGAGCTTACGAGCGCAGACCGACACCGGACGCGTCACCGGGATTGTCACGGATCCAACCGGCGCAGTGGTGCCAGACACCACGGTGAAGCTCACCAACACAGATACCGGAGCAACCCAGATTCTTACCGCGGGCAGCGACGGCAACTTCACCTTTTCCGCCGTGCCTCGAGGCAACTATAAGGTTGAAGCCAGCCATGCCGGCTTTCAGAGTGTGAATCAGGCCTTCGTGCTTCAGGTCTCCCAAGTCCAGACGGTCGAGTTCAAGATGCCCGTGGGTGCCTCCAGCGAGACCGTCGAGGTTAATGACGCGGCACCGGTGGTAGACCTCTCGACTTCTTCCACCGGCTCGGTCATCGAAGGAAAGCAGGTCACTGACCTGCCGCTCAATGGTCGCAACTTCACATCACTCGCGAATCTCATCCCCGGCGTCACACGTGGAGCGTTCAACTCAGACGCAAGCGGCCGAAATGGCAACGTCGAAACCTTTCGCTACTCCGACTCAGGTGGCGGTGCGCTTGCGGTGAACGGACTTCGTCAGCAGTCCAACAACTTCATCCTCGATGGCGTCGATAACAATGAATCCCTCGTCAACTCCATCGTATTCTTTACGCCTCCCGAGGCAATTCAAGAGTTCCGCGTTACGACCTCGGTCGCTCCTGCCGAGTTCGGCCGTGCCGGAGGAGCCATACTGCAAAACTCCGTAAAGTCGGGGACCAATAGTATCCACGGTTCGGCGTTCGGATACTTCCGCGATCAGATCTTCGATGCAAACCCTCTTTATTTCAACCCCGGCAACCCTGCTCCCGCATTCCAGCGGAAGCAGTTCGGCGGCGCGGTCGGTGGTCCGCTCTGGAAAGACAAGATCTTTATCTTCGGTGACTACCAGGCTCTACGTCAGAAACAACCGAAGGACACGGGCTTTTACACCGTGCCGACTCCTCTTATGCGTCAAGGGAACTTCTCCGAGCTTCTTGGTCAGAACGTGACCAGCAATCCCGGAGCCTTCGCCTCGGCTACCGGCTGCCCGGAGCCTGCCGCTGGAGCCACGCTTGTCGTTGGGGCGATCTATGATCCGACCACGTGCCAGCCATTCGCAGGCAACATCATTCCTAAGGATCGCATCAATTCGGCGGGGCTGAACTATCTGAATGCCTTCGACGCACCCACCCGGCCGGGCGTCCTGAATAACTACTTTGCTGTGCGAAAGGCCATCCAGAACTTCAACGACTTCGACGTCCGCCTCGACTACCATGTCTCGCAAAAGGACTCGGTCTTCGTACGCTACAGCTATGGTCAGGACAACCTCGACGTCAATAGTCTCTTTACGCACCTGCCAGCAGGCTTTGCTTCGGGTGGAAACGTAAATCACCCACGAGGCGGAGCGGCTGGTTACACCCACGTCTTCACCTCGAACCTCGTCAACGAGTTCCGCTTCGGCTATATTCGTCCTGAGTTCGCATATGTGAATCCCGACCAGGGCATACCGATCTCTGCCAATCTGGGCATCGTCAACGCCAATCGCAACTCGCTCTTGGGGGGCGGCGCTCTAATTGGCGGAAGCAACACCCAAATCGAGTACACGGGCGACGGCGGCCCGTACTCTGTTCCTGAAAAGACATTTCAGTACCTTGACAGTGTTAGCTACACTCATGGCAAACACACCATGAAAGCTGGCGCGAATATCATCCGCCGTGAAGTCGACTTCTTCCAGGGAAATGACTCGAAGGGCTACTTTGTCCTTGGTGGCGTCAATTTTCCTGGGACTGGACGCTTCACCGGCTACGAAACCTCAGAGGTCCTTGCCGGTTTCTCGGACTACGAGATTGGAGCGTCAAGCACCTTCTTCAAGACGTTCAACTACGAGACTGGTTACTTTGTACAGGACGACTGGAAAGTAAATCGTCGCCTGACTCTCAACCTGGGTATCCGCTACGACCTTTACACCTACCCCTACGAGCAGAACAATAATCAGGCGAACTACGACATCTCGACCGGTACCCTCCAGGTCGCCGGGGTCAATGGAAACTCGCGCTCGCTCATCAACACCGATAAGAACAACTTCGCACCTCGCGTCGGTTTCGCATATGACCTCTACGGAAACGGAAAGACTTCACTCCGCGGCGGCTATGGCATCTTCTACTTCCTCGACCGGGGTGGCGTGGGCAACCAGCTGTCCAACCAACCAGGTTTTAACGGTGTCAATCAGTACACCGCCACCAATGGCTACCGCATTACGTTCACTGGCCAAAGCCCCACCACTCCGAACAATGCTGCCACTGCCACCGCTGCTCTTCCCATACCCGCATTCGGGCCCGGAGCCGTCAACACAATCAACCTCGCTAACGCGACCGTCATCTCTGTGCCGGTAAACAATCAGAACGGTGCAGTCACGCAGTACAACCTGCAAATTCAACAACAACTCGACCACGCTACTTCGGTGAACGTCGCGTATGTTGGCAACAAGTCGGATCACCTCATGACCTGGTTCAATGCCAACTCACCCGTTCTCGACGGCACCACCGCCGGCCTCTATCCGAATCGCGGAACGATCACGGAAGGTCTCGCGGGCGGCTCCTCCAAGTATGACGGCTTGCAGGTCTATCTCAACCGCAGTGTTGGGTCGAGCCTGCTCGCGACCGTCGCGTACACCTGGTCGCATTCGCGCGACAATTCAAACGGGGCCTTCAGCTCAGGCACCGGGGCAAGCTCAAGCGGACGTATCTTCATCACCCCGGACGGTCCGGACCTGAACGCCAACTACGGCAACTCCGATCAGGACCAGCGAAACGTCTTTGTCGCAAGCGCCGTCTACTCGCTTCCCGTCGGTCGCGGCAAGACGTTTGGCGCAAACATGAATCGCGGCCTCGATGAACTCCTCGGTGGGTGGCAGCTCAACACCATCGTCACACTCGACAGCGGCACGCCAATCGACTTCAGCACCACAGGAAGTCCCGGAACGATCGACAACCGGCCGGACCTCATCAGCTTTAGCAAAGTGAAGCGTCAGCTCGTTGGCGGATCGAACAACTCCAATAACCGCACGTTCTTTACCGGCGTCTTCGGCCTTCCCCCTATCAACTCGTCCGGCATCTTCACCCGTCCTGGAAATCTGCAACGCAATGCATTTTCCGGCCCAGGCTATAAAACGGTGGACCTTGGAATCTTCAAGGGATTCCACATTACCGAACGGGTCAACGCTGAGTTCCGCGCTCAAGCCTACAACCTGTTCAACACCCCACAATTCGGAAATCCGGACACCAACCTCCACGACGGGACCAACATCCCCGGATCTAACACCGTCTTTACCACCGGTGCTAACGGCAGTGGAGCAGACAACGGGTTTGGGAGCATTAACAGCATTCGCCTCAACACCGAACGCCAGTTAGAGCTCGCGGCTCACATCAACTTCTAA
- a CDS encoding alpha-amylase family glycosyl hydrolase, with protein MDCSRHIASEIDDSSIGGKHLTSNYMLSLALIFLFCAVGPSGFSQAPVFSKIDPPNWWTELPDPVLLVQGEHLQGTQFSIKNSDTTIDLVRTSPNGHWAFLKLDIKSAKPGSFLLEARNSAGATSIPYALTTREKPAADPRGFSSQDAMYLIMTDRFADGDPDNNRQPGMTYDRNDPHAWHGGDLRGIQQHLDYLQDLGVTTVWITPVDQNRETDSYHGYGTTDMYKVDEHFGTLADLTALANDLHARGMKLVLDIVPNHVGPAHPWVEDSPTPDWFHGTKAQHRLAQGNFRALMDPNASSRDRKDVLDGWFVDLLPDMNQENPLVAQYLIQNTIWWVQETSADGLRLDTFPYVGRQFWHDFHAKLITIFPHLTTVGEVFNGTFAMPPMLNSFFAGGAVRSGGTTDIDTGLYTPFDYPFFSVIRDVTVRNAPMTGLANLFRQDSMYPHPDRLVTLLGSHDTKRFMSEPGATPEKLLLAFGILLTARGTPVIYSGDEIGMAGGEDPDNRRDFPGGFEPEESSANAFLSARRSTDEANVHNAVKRLLAVRNSVKALQLGKQQLVQSDEDTIAYVRGLNLEHGCAAGQDRVLVLANKSDTTRKLTIDMNETAMEDCTRSKLLLGDKHSVQISSHSISANVAPLGLTVVQLR; from the coding sequence ATGGATTGTTCACGTCATATCGCAAGCGAAATCGACGATTCATCGATTGGAGGAAAGCATCTTACGTCGAATTACATGCTCTCACTCGCGCTGATCTTTTTGTTCTGTGCCGTGGGACCATCCGGATTTTCCCAGGCGCCAGTCTTTTCAAAAATAGATCCTCCCAATTGGTGGACAGAGTTGCCAGATCCGGTGCTGTTGGTCCAGGGAGAACATCTGCAAGGCACACAGTTTTCCATCAAAAATTCAGACACAACCATCGATCTCGTACGTACTTCTCCCAATGGTCATTGGGCGTTCCTAAAGCTTGACATCAAGTCGGCAAAACCGGGCTCATTCCTCCTCGAAGCACGAAACTCCGCGGGGGCCACGTCAATTCCCTACGCCCTCACCACCCGCGAGAAGCCCGCCGCAGACCCACGAGGATTTTCATCGCAAGACGCGATGTACCTCATCATGACCGACCGTTTTGCAGACGGCGATCCTGACAACAATCGTCAACCAGGCATGACATATGACCGCAATGATCCTCACGCTTGGCATGGCGGCGATCTTCGTGGGATTCAACAGCACCTCGACTACCTTCAGGACCTGGGTGTAACTACCGTTTGGATCACCCCAGTCGATCAGAATCGCGAGACAGACAGCTATCACGGCTACGGTACGACCGATATGTACAAAGTGGATGAACACTTTGGTACGCTCGCCGATCTCACCGCACTTGCCAACGACCTCCACGCTCGAGGCATGAAGCTGGTCTTGGATATCGTTCCGAACCACGTCGGTCCGGCCCATCCGTGGGTGGAGGATTCGCCCACTCCCGATTGGTTCCACGGAACGAAAGCGCAACATCGACTCGCTCAAGGCAACTTCCGCGCTCTCATGGATCCTAATGCTTCCTCGCGCGATCGAAAAGACGTTCTCGATGGCTGGTTCGTCGATCTCCTGCCGGATATGAATCAGGAGAATCCGCTTGTGGCTCAATATTTGATACAAAACACAATATGGTGGGTACAGGAGACCTCAGCCGATGGCCTCAGATTGGATACTTTCCCGTATGTGGGACGTCAATTCTGGCATGATTTTCACGCAAAACTTATCACGATCTTTCCACATCTGACAACCGTAGGCGAGGTATTCAACGGAACATTTGCCATGCCTCCCATGCTCAACTCTTTCTTTGCTGGAGGCGCTGTCCGCAGCGGTGGCACGACTGATATCGACACAGGTCTCTACACCCCTTTCGACTACCCATTTTTTTCAGTCATACGAGATGTCACTGTTCGGAACGCGCCGATGACAGGTCTGGCAAATTTGTTCCGGCAAGACAGCATGTACCCTCATCCTGACCGGTTAGTAACTCTCCTAGGCAGTCACGACACGAAACGGTTCATGAGCGAACCGGGAGCGACGCCCGAAAAACTATTGTTGGCGTTCGGCATTCTTCTTACCGCCCGTGGCACCCCCGTCATATATTCGGGAGACGAGATTGGCATGGCCGGCGGCGAAGACCCCGATAATCGGAGGGACTTCCCCGGTGGTTTTGAACCAGAAGAATCCTCGGCCAACGCATTCCTTTCCGCTCGAAGGAGCACCGACGAGGCGAACGTTCACAACGCCGTCAAGCGGCTTTTGGCAGTGCGAAATAGCGTTAAAGCGTTGCAGCTAGGAAAGCAACAATTGGTTCAGTCCGATGAGGATACGATTGCTTATGTGCGCGGGCTAAACCTGGAACACGGATGTGCCGCAGGCCAAGACAGAGTTCTTGTTCTTGCAAACAAGTCCGATACCACCAGGAAGCTAACTATCGATATGAACGAAACTGCAATGGAAGATTGCACTAGAAGTAAGCTGCTGCTCGGCGACAAACATTCAGTCCAAATATCTTCGCATTCAATCAGCGCGAACGTCGCTCCGCTAGGCCTAACGGTTGTACAACTTCGCTAA
- a CDS encoding response regulator transcription factor, giving the protein MNHKSKVLVVEDDAGIRQSLFETLGALGFAVGEAHNGEEALVQLRMVSYDAVLLDINMPGMGGKETCRRICQTFPGLPIIMLTVRDDEEDIVESLDSGAFDYVTKPFQIRELTARVRSVIRRRHAPMGEPDLISIVGDITLDANRRLVEKKGEQIHLAPKEYETLRCLMEHSGRPVKHENLLRSIWGPSYSNEREYLRVVINQLRKKIEDDPAHPVYILTESHIGYRFREE; this is encoded by the coding sequence GTGAATCACAAAAGCAAGGTGCTCGTCGTTGAAGACGATGCGGGAATACGCCAGAGCCTATTCGAGACATTGGGAGCGCTAGGATTTGCGGTCGGGGAGGCTCATAACGGGGAGGAGGCCCTCGTGCAATTGCGCATGGTCAGCTATGACGCGGTCCTCCTCGATATCAACATGCCAGGTATGGGAGGCAAGGAGACGTGCCGAAGAATTTGTCAGACCTTTCCCGGTCTGCCGATTATTATGCTCACTGTTCGTGACGATGAAGAGGATATCGTCGAGTCGTTGGACTCGGGCGCATTTGACTATGTCACGAAGCCGTTTCAGATTCGTGAGCTCACCGCAAGGGTACGATCAGTTATCCGGCGTCGTCACGCCCCGATGGGCGAACCAGATCTGATCAGCATAGTAGGCGACATCACGCTCGATGCGAATCGCCGCCTCGTGGAGAAAAAGGGGGAACAGATTCACCTCGCTCCAAAAGAATACGAGACCCTCCGTTGTTTGATGGAGCATTCCGGCAGACCTGTCAAACACGAGAATCTGCTGCGATCCATTTGGGGTCCGTCCTACAGCAACGAGCGCGAATATCTGCGAGTTGTCATCAATCAACTGCGAAAAAAAATTGAAGACGACCCTGCTCACCCAGTTTATATATTGACCGAGAGCCATATCGGCTATCGCTTCCGTGAAGAATAA